The following proteins are co-located in the Verrucomicrobiota bacterium genome:
- a CDS encoding IS4 family transposase: MTTPFFPQFRPRLAACRRQAVQTVRRASLPELERYLADILPAHLLSQQDEGDHSRARVFTLALTLQCFLCQVLKPKTPCREIVRLVQALFRLLGRGPVDDSTSAYCQARRRLPRETLERCLAASAQTADRRVGKGGELQGRPVKVVDGSSTQLADTPANQKAYPQPRTQKSGCGFPVLKFLVLYSLASGAVLAVVLASLYNHDLRLLRQLYDELRAGDILLGDRAYGDYITLASLPERGVDVVARIHQGRKVDFRKARRLGKNDGLFTWRKGLQQSNILDAKQWQDLPAQITVRVIRFTATIRGRRCRRITLVTTLLDPVRYSAAALIALYARRWRLELCLRDLKTTMGMEQLRCQTPAMVEKELLAYLLAYNLVRCLMAEAVAAHQGELERVSFKGTVDALRRYGAAMAQARSQKMRAALWADLLLNLVRDQLPDRPHRQEPRAVKRRPKPYPLLTRPRHQYKEGLHRNRYWKNKPRNFKRLN; encoded by the coding sequence ATGACGACGCCTTTTTTTCCGCAGTTCCGCCCGCGCCTGGCCGCCTGCCGCCGCCAGGCCGTCCAAACCGTCCGCCGCGCCTCCCTGCCCGAATTGGAGCGCTATCTGGCCGATATCCTGCCCGCCCATCTCCTGTCCCAGCAGGACGAGGGGGACCACAGCCGCGCGCGCGTGTTCACCCTGGCCCTCACCCTGCAATGTTTTCTCTGCCAGGTGCTTAAGCCTAAGACGCCCTGCCGCGAGATCGTGCGTTTGGTGCAGGCACTCTTCCGCCTGCTGGGCCGCGGTCCCGTGGACGATAGTACCAGCGCCTATTGCCAGGCCCGCCGCCGCCTGCCCCGCGAGACGTTGGAACGCTGCCTAGCGGCCAGCGCCCAAACCGCCGATCGCCGGGTGGGCAAGGGCGGGGAACTGCAGGGCCGCCCGGTCAAGGTGGTGGATGGCTCCTCCACCCAACTGGCGGACACGCCGGCCAACCAGAAGGCGTATCCCCAACCCCGCACCCAGAAATCCGGCTGCGGTTTTCCCGTGCTCAAGTTCCTGGTCCTCTATTCGCTGGCCAGCGGGGCGGTGCTGGCGGTGGTCCTGGCCAGCCTGTACAATCATGATTTGCGCCTGCTGCGCCAGTTGTACGACGAGCTGCGCGCGGGGGACATCCTGTTGGGCGACCGGGCGTATGGGGATTACATCACGCTGGCGTCACTGCCGGAGCGCGGCGTGGACGTCGTGGCCCGCATCCACCAGGGCCGGAAGGTGGATTTTCGCAAAGCCCGGCGGCTGGGTAAAAACGACGGGCTCTTTACCTGGCGCAAAGGCCTTCAGCAGTCCAATATTTTGGACGCCAAGCAGTGGCAGGACTTGCCGGCGCAAATCACGGTGCGGGTGATTCGCTTCACGGCCACGATCCGGGGCCGGCGTTGTCGGCGGATTACCTTGGTGACGACCCTGTTGGACCCCGTGCGTTATTCCGCCGCAGCGTTGATCGCCCTGTATGCCCGGCGCTGGCGGCTGGAATTATGCCTGCGCGACCTGAAGACCACCATGGGGATGGAACAGTTGCGCTGCCAGACGCCAGCCATGGTGGAAAAAGAACTATTGGCCTATCTGCTCGCGTACAATTTGGTGCGTTGCCTCATGGCCGAAGCGGTGGCCGCGCATCAGGGGGAGTTGGAGCGGGTGAGCTTCAAAGGCACTGTGGATGCCCTGCGCCGTTACGGTGCCGCGATGGCCCAGGCACGCTCCCAAAAGATGCGGGCCGCACTCTGGGCGGATTTACTCCTCAATTTGGTGCGCGACCAGTTGCCGGATCGGCCACACCGCCAAGAGCCGCGCGCCGTCAAACGGCGCCCCAAACCCTATCCCTTATTAACCCGCCCACGCCATCAATACAAAGAAGGGTTGCACCGCAACCGCTACTGGAAAAACAAACCCCGTAATTTCAAGCGCCTAAACTAA
- a CDS encoding glycoside hydrolase, producing the protein MFDSQKPMLPNRFATNPEGGRAMVKKNNFLLSVSVLLGLALSQVSAGVPASVSLHNRLIQVSLNGADGRITVQDQRNHQQWSQKVLTADNRLLSARAADSGANAIETSWLHVPSGLGYHVGLSIPAESPEVLIELAADAQAEMPGNLTFPQPFVTERGSYLVIPMNEGISYPVEDASIPTTALSAYSSFGICMGFFGASDGQRGYMGILETPNDARIRLERLDGNLCVAPAWEPQKKHFGYDRKIRYVFFDQGGHVAICKRYRAYAQQRGLVKTLAEKRQENPNVDLLVGAVNVWARDSSAVSLVKEMQALGIERILWSAGGQAETIRALNEIPGVLTSRYDIYQDLMDPSLITNKLGGYRHGDWVQQAWPKDIVIGASGDWIKGWQVKGKDGTLYPCAVLCDAVAPPYARQRILEDLKKRPFRCRFIDTTTASALRECYSSAHPQTRSECRQHRMELLDVVSREMKQVTGCENGTEAAVPYLHYLEGMMSLSQYRIPDSGRNTARIVDEVPDRVAKFQVGHRYRLPLWELVFHDCVVSQWY; encoded by the coding sequence ATGTTTGACAGCCAAAAACCAATGCTCCCTAACCGCTTCGCGACCAATCCGGAAGGCGGGCGGGCGATGGTTAAAAAAAACAATTTTCTGCTATCAGTATCAGTGCTCCTTGGTCTCGCGCTGAGTCAGGTTTCGGCTGGAGTCCCGGCCAGCGTCTCCCTGCATAATCGGCTGATCCAAGTTTCGCTCAACGGTGCCGATGGCCGGATAACGGTGCAGGACCAACGCAACCACCAACAATGGAGCCAGAAGGTGTTAACCGCAGATAACCGCCTCCTGAGCGCGCGCGCAGCCGACAGTGGTGCCAACGCCATCGAGACCTCGTGGCTGCATGTCCCCAGCGGCCTCGGTTATCATGTGGGCCTGAGTATCCCCGCAGAGTCGCCGGAAGTATTGATCGAGTTGGCGGCGGACGCCCAAGCGGAAATGCCCGGGAACCTGACGTTTCCCCAACCCTTCGTCACCGAGCGCGGCAGCTACCTCGTCATCCCGATGAACGAGGGCATCTCGTATCCGGTCGAGGATGCCAGCATCCCGACCACCGCGCTCAGCGCTTATAGCAGCTTCGGCATCTGCATGGGGTTCTTTGGCGCGAGTGACGGCCAGCGCGGGTACATGGGAATTCTGGAAACGCCCAATGATGCCCGAATCCGGCTGGAACGGCTGGACGGCAACCTCTGCGTGGCTCCGGCTTGGGAACCACAGAAGAAGCATTTCGGTTATGATCGCAAGATCCGCTACGTCTTCTTCGATCAAGGGGGACACGTGGCGATTTGCAAACGCTACCGTGCGTACGCCCAACAGCGGGGTCTCGTGAAAACCCTGGCTGAAAAACGCCAGGAGAATCCCAACGTGGACCTGTTGGTGGGCGCGGTGAACGTCTGGGCGAGAGATTCCAGCGCCGTCAGCCTGGTGAAGGAGATGCAAGCCCTGGGCATTGAGCGCATCCTTTGGAGTGCCGGCGGCCAGGCCGAAACCATCCGCGCCCTCAACGAAATTCCCGGCGTGCTTACCAGCCGCTACGACATCTACCAGGACTTAATGGATCCGAGCCTCATTACCAATAAACTGGGTGGCTACCGGCATGGCGATTGGGTTCAGCAAGCCTGGCCGAAGGACATTGTCATCGGCGCAAGTGGAGACTGGATCAAGGGTTGGCAGGTCAAAGGCAAGGACGGCACGTTGTACCCATGCGCGGTCCTGTGCGACGCAGTCGCGCCCCCCTATGCCCGCCAGCGCATCCTGGAGGATCTTAAGAAACGCCCTTTCCGCTGCCGATTCATCGACACCACCACGGCTTCCGCCTTGCGCGAGTGCTATTCATCGGCGCACCCCCAGACGCGTTCCGAGTGCCGGCAGCATCGCATGGAATTGTTGGACGTCGTCTCGCGCGAAATGAAACAAGTCACTGGCTGCGAAAACGGCACTGAAGCTGCGGTTCCTTATCTGCATTACCTCGAGGGCATGATGAGCCTCAGCCAATACCGCATTCCTGACTCCGGGCGAAACACGGCGCGCATTGTGGACGAAGTCCCCGACCGGGTGGCCAAATTCCAGGTGGGTCATCGCTATCGTCTCCCGCTGTGGGAACTGGTCTTTCACGATTGCGTTGTGTCGCAGTGGTATTAG
- a CDS encoding DUF6788 family protein — MKQTVADLERKYARLRTRLGDVGWISEGYAQDRGPGAGGPHYQWTRKVRAKTVSVALSQAQYAWLQTAIANWREVQAILKEMQRVSRQVLFQTIPNPPRRKRLSKKVLGLI, encoded by the coding sequence ATGAAACAAACAGTGGCGGACCTGGAACGGAAGTATGCCCGGTTGCGGACGCGGTTGGGCGACGTGGGATGGATCAGTGAAGGCTACGCGCAGGACCGGGGGCCGGGCGCGGGCGGCCCGCATTACCAATGGACCCGCAAGGTGCGGGCCAAGACGGTGAGTGTGGCCTTGTCGCAAGCCCAATACGCCTGGCTGCAAACCGCTATCGCCAACTGGCGGGAGGTCCAAGCAATCCTCAAGGAGATGCAACGCGTGTCACGCCAGGTGCTGTTCCAAACCATCCCCAACCCGCCTCGCCGTAAACGCCTAAGCAAGAAAGTTTTAGGCCTTATCTAA
- a CDS encoding tannase/feruloyl esterase family alpha/beta hydrolase produces MPVKKTYFVRPGLNALLGACLLALGGMMTTAFADGLEKQDGLTNLRALKIEQGKLALVEHSDAPIMAIPNGRSLSNLPPRTMVKIVLNPARKSNIHVEIWLPNAETWNGRLVGLGNGGAAGSINPASLAGMCHAGYAVATTDMGTAPNADSGIENPEVWKDFGFRATHLMTVCAKQVVRAYYGRDPEYSYFNGGSTGGQQALQEAQRYPEDYDGIVANIPAHCRTPLHAYFLWNEQIFHRCPFTESQQNNILRAGNEYMATRETPQTDGKLVSDPRCGTNDIEAVIQLARQKDATLSEAHAEALRKLFDGPRHAITGERIFCGIPFGSSFNIARGHLYLFKWVFGANKDLMELDFGKDMDTYTTALGPYLNAENPDLSRFEKRGGKLIMVSGSADSCVPYHATLDYYERVAEHFGSVEKAKAFFRFYIIPGMSHGPGPGINKLPSMLGLVINWREKGVVPDMIQAQRVINGKTELDMPLYPYPSKTGWSPETGFKPVAGPRGGVERITERFRPSAAE; encoded by the coding sequence ATGCCAGTCAAAAAAACTTACTTTGTGAGGCCAGGCCTGAATGCGCTCCTCGGCGCGTGCCTATTGGCTTTGGGGGGGATGATGACGACCGCGTTCGCCGACGGTCTGGAGAAACAGGATGGGCTGACGAATCTTAGGGCACTGAAGATCGAGCAAGGGAAACTCGCGCTCGTGGAGCACAGTGACGCTCCGATCATGGCGATACCCAATGGACGGTCGTTGAGCAACCTTCCGCCGCGGACCATGGTGAAGATCGTCCTCAACCCGGCCAGGAAATCCAATATCCATGTGGAGATCTGGCTGCCGAATGCCGAGACTTGGAACGGGCGCTTGGTTGGTCTTGGCAACGGCGGTGCGGCGGGCAGCATCAATCCCGCCAGTTTGGCCGGAATGTGCCACGCCGGCTATGCCGTCGCAACGACCGATATGGGGACGGCGCCGAACGCCGATTCCGGCATCGAAAATCCGGAGGTCTGGAAGGATTTCGGGTTTCGTGCCACGCACCTCATGACGGTCTGCGCGAAGCAGGTTGTGCGGGCGTACTATGGCCGAGACCCCGAATACTCGTACTTTAACGGCGGCTCGACCGGCGGTCAGCAGGCGCTGCAGGAAGCGCAGCGGTATCCCGAGGACTACGATGGCATTGTCGCGAACATTCCCGCCCACTGCCGTACTCCGCTGCATGCCTACTTCCTGTGGAATGAGCAGATATTCCACCGCTGCCCCTTCACCGAGAGCCAGCAAAACAACATCCTCCGCGCCGGAAACGAATATATGGCCACCCGCGAAACGCCGCAGACGGACGGCAAACTCGTTTCGGATCCGCGTTGCGGCACAAACGACATCGAGGCGGTCATCCAGCTTGCAAGGCAGAAGGATGCCACGCTCTCGGAAGCACACGCCGAAGCCCTCCGGAAACTGTTTGATGGACCGCGACACGCCATCACTGGCGAACGCATATTCTGCGGCATTCCGTTTGGCAGTTCCTTCAATATCGCGCGCGGCCATCTCTATCTCTTCAAGTGGGTTTTCGGGGCGAACAAAGACCTTATGGAACTAGATTTTGGAAAGGACATGGACACCTATACCACCGCGCTGGGGCCATATCTGAACGCCGAGAATCCCGACCTGAGCCGCTTCGAAAAACGCGGCGGCAAGCTGATTATGGTGTCCGGTTCCGCTGACTCCTGCGTGCCCTACCACGCCACGCTCGACTACTATGAACGGGTTGCCGAGCATTTCGGTTCCGTGGAAAAAGCCAAGGCGTTTTTCAGATTCTACATTATTCCCGGAATGAGCCACGGACCCGGTCCCGGAATCAACAAGCTGCCGAGTATGCTTGGCCTGGTGATCAACTGGCGTGAAAAGGGTGTCGTTCCGGATATGATCCAGGCACAGCGTGTCATTAACGGAAAGACCGAGTTGGACATGCCGCTCTACCCGTATCCGTCGAAAACCGGCTGGTCACCTGAAACCGGTTTTAAGCCCGTGGCCGGACCGCGTGGAGGTGTCGAGCGCATCACGGAACGCTTCAGGCCATCCGCCGCTGAATGA
- a CDS encoding glycoside hydrolase family 71/99-like protein encodes MNLKLLLGLALCVGLIPAASAASKHAKESRWDNCEKLVMAGYQGWFRGDGKDGTKAPWQQWGKSSQIDDEHMAVDQWPDMTEYERKYTCPFKLLDGSPATVFSSLDASTTDLHCRWMREYGIDAMAFQRFYWMLKKNDHRDGDALKVLKNCLESTKKEGRAFMLMYDLSNYSQDEDHAEVLIRDFKRLVDDYQMTGGQKTHYLYYQGKPLVCLWGIGHGGKKGSGPHRYEVKKFIEFLKHDPEYGNCAIMLGVPCYFAERKYDCSSAKELTEIFALADIFSPWNGGRYATTDNDFLGVYGETFGERLAKDLAYCKSKHQEYAPTVYPGFSWYNAMRTGEGLDGPFGAIPRRKGHCYWGLWERVVKAGCRIVFIGMFDEFNESTAIMKSTDNTPALVKSKYIPTENMGADHYLWLTQQAVQMFKAGKQLPEVMPVRPGAKQLPMEWGQSINRQVKGQRK; translated from the coding sequence ATGAATTTGAAATTGCTGCTTGGATTGGCTTTGTGTGTTGGGCTGATTCCGGCGGCTTCCGCGGCGTCCAAACACGCGAAGGAGTCGCGGTGGGATAACTGCGAAAAGCTCGTAATGGCGGGGTATCAGGGCTGGTTTCGAGGCGACGGCAAAGACGGGACCAAAGCCCCCTGGCAGCAGTGGGGCAAATCCTCCCAAATTGATGACGAACACATGGCCGTGGACCAGTGGCCGGACATGACGGAATACGAGCGCAAATACACTTGTCCGTTCAAGCTTTTGGACGGCAGCCCCGCCACGGTGTTTAGTTCGCTCGACGCTTCCACGACGGATTTGCATTGCCGGTGGATGCGGGAATACGGTATCGACGCCATGGCCTTTCAACGCTTTTACTGGATGCTAAAGAAGAATGACCATCGGGATGGCGATGCCCTTAAAGTCCTCAAGAACTGTCTTGAATCCACGAAGAAAGAAGGCCGGGCCTTCATGCTCATGTACGATCTTTCCAATTACAGCCAGGACGAGGATCACGCCGAGGTCCTGATCCGCGACTTTAAGCGCCTCGTGGACGATTACCAGATGACGGGAGGCCAAAAAACGCATTACCTCTATTACCAAGGAAAGCCGCTGGTGTGCCTTTGGGGAATCGGCCACGGGGGCAAAAAGGGGAGTGGCCCGCATCGGTATGAGGTGAAGAAATTCATCGAGTTCCTGAAGCACGACCCGGAATACGGGAATTGCGCGATCATGCTCGGAGTTCCCTGCTATTTCGCGGAACGAAAATACGACTGCTCGTCCGCCAAGGAGCTGACCGAGATTTTCGCGCTGGCGGACATCTTCTCGCCTTGGAATGGCGGACGGTACGCCACGACCGACAACGATTTTTTGGGTGTCTATGGGGAGACCTTCGGCGAGCGCCTGGCCAAGGACCTGGCCTATTGTAAATCCAAGCACCAGGAGTACGCGCCCACGGTGTATCCCGGCTTTAGCTGGTATAACGCCATGCGAACGGGCGAGGGGCTGGATGGACCTTTCGGCGCCATACCGCGGCGCAAGGGTCATTGTTATTGGGGGCTTTGGGAGCGGGTCGTGAAAGCGGGCTGCCGTATCGTCTTTATCGGGATGTTCGACGAATTCAACGAGTCCACCGCGATCATGAAGAGTACGGATAACACCCCCGCGCTCGTGAAGAGCAAGTATATTCCGACCGAGAACATGGGGGCGGACCACTATCTCTGGCTGACCCAGCAGGCGGTGCAGATGTTTAAAGCGGGCAAGCAACTCCCCGAGGTTATGCCCGTCCGTCCTGGCGCCAAGCAACTGCCGATGGAGTGGGGACAATCCATCAACAGGCAGGTCAAGGGGCAGAGGAAGTGA
- a CDS encoding heparinase II/III family protein: protein MKTLYQHSAKGNRRPIRLLSRCLGSLLVSAALLAPAAAPPDDTLPEKALRTLRATRGVHPRIFLTDAKIAALKRAIQGPQAGAWLAVQNRADALAATRPPAYHASASGRFDDPYELWQRDVGSNLPFFALAYRLTGEARYLQAAKDWSLASCGYPHWGVGKAEGSDLGAGHQLFGLALVYDWLYRDLDAGTLQTIRRALQERGAVMYRATSTQSWRDHILQNHLWVNITGLSAAAFAVFDEEGFEATAVPWLARALAKFHRTEQALGPDGANQEGISYWGYAVEYMLKYWNMAGDLLGEHPSSDWWRHTARYRLYLALPRNSWAREQTCVDMGDFSNPPGYGPDYSLRRLAVMNRDGRAQWLAGELDRAGFVTPTASWLNLLWYDPALPEQPPAGLPTLHHFTDMEIVSARTGWSGGDSLLVFRCGPAIGHSATRAFDTGVGSGHAHPDANHFVLFANGEWLLRDDGYMWKMTDQHNTLLVDGKGQVGEGGMWFDGNPQMKLKLQPSVLRAKSAPEFDEIVGDATQAYPATMGLRRYVRHLLFLKPDVLIVADDIQLSAAHKLELRLHPRNKAARNPDGAYLARGSKAVLRIQPLTPAGVAISDGDLPAKNREGKPVSLYGLRFEKETAIWRHAVALSWCGTGNEPIPIQVEQQGDQWLIRAGARCAVLNWKE, encoded by the coding sequence ATGAAAACGCTCTACCAACACAGTGCCAAGGGCAACCGACGGCCAATCCGGTTGCTCAGCCGTTGCCTCGGGTCGCTGCTGGTCTCGGCGGCGCTGCTCGCCCCGGCGGCTGCGCCCCCGGATGACACCCTGCCCGAAAAGGCTTTGCGCACCCTGCGCGCCACGCGCGGCGTCCATCCCCGCATTTTCCTCACTGACGCCAAAATCGCGGCGCTGAAGCGCGCCATTCAAGGCCCGCAGGCCGGGGCCTGGCTGGCCGTGCAGAACCGCGCGGACGCGTTGGCCGCCACCCGCCCGCCCGCCTACCATGCCAGCGCCTCGGGCCGCTTTGACGATCCTTATGAACTCTGGCAGCGTGATGTCGGCAGCAACCTGCCCTTTTTCGCCCTCGCCTACCGGCTCACCGGCGAGGCGCGCTATTTGCAAGCCGCCAAGGATTGGTCGCTCGCCTCGTGCGGCTATCCGCACTGGGGCGTGGGCAAAGCGGAAGGTTCCGACCTGGGGGCCGGCCACCAGTTGTTCGGCTTGGCGCTCGTCTATGACTGGCTCTATCGTGACCTGGATGCCGGCACCCTTCAAACGATTCGCCGCGCGCTCCAGGAACGCGGCGCCGTCATGTACCGCGCCACCTCGACGCAGAGCTGGCGCGACCATATTCTGCAGAATCACTTGTGGGTCAACATCACGGGGCTTTCCGCCGCGGCCTTCGCCGTCTTCGATGAGGAAGGCTTTGAAGCCACGGCCGTCCCCTGGCTCGCCCGCGCCCTGGCCAAGTTCCACCGCACCGAGCAAGCTCTCGGACCGGACGGCGCCAACCAGGAGGGAATCTCTTATTGGGGCTATGCCGTCGAGTACATGCTGAAATACTGGAACATGGCGGGCGATCTCCTCGGCGAGCACCCTTCCAGCGACTGGTGGCGTCACACCGCCCGCTACCGGCTTTACCTGGCGCTCCCCAGAAACTCCTGGGCGAGGGAGCAGACCTGCGTGGACATGGGCGACTTCTCCAACCCGCCAGGCTACGGGCCGGATTATTCGTTGCGCCGCCTGGCAGTCATGAATCGCGATGGCCGCGCGCAGTGGCTGGCCGGCGAGTTGGACCGCGCCGGGTTTGTCACTCCGACCGCCAGTTGGCTTAACCTGCTCTGGTACGACCCGGCCCTCCCCGAGCAGCCCCCCGCCGGTCTCCCCACGCTGCACCACTTCACCGACATGGAGATCGTCTCCGCCCGCACCGGCTGGTCCGGCGGTGATTCGCTGCTCGTGTTCCGGTGCGGTCCGGCCATTGGCCATAGTGCCACCCGCGCATTCGATACCGGCGTCGGCAGCGGCCACGCGCATCCGGACGCCAACCATTTCGTCCTCTTCGCGAATGGCGAATGGCTGCTGCGCGACGACGGCTATATGTGGAAGATGACGGACCAGCACAACACGCTCTTGGTTGACGGCAAAGGCCAGGTGGGCGAGGGGGGCATGTGGTTCGACGGGAATCCGCAGATGAAGCTCAAACTCCAGCCGTCAGTTCTGCGGGCGAAATCGGCTCCCGAGTTCGATGAAATTGTCGGGGACGCGACGCAAGCGTACCCTGCCACCATGGGGCTGCGCCGGTACGTCCGCCACCTGCTTTTCCTCAAGCCGGACGTCCTCATCGTCGCGGATGACATCCAACTCTCCGCCGCACATAAGCTCGAGCTGCGGCTGCACCCGCGGAACAAGGCGGCGCGGAATCCAGACGGCGCCTACCTCGCGCGCGGCAGCAAGGCCGTGCTGCGCATCCAGCCGCTCACGCCCGCCGGCGTGGCCATCAGCGACGGGGATCTGCCCGCCAAAAACCGTGAGGGCAAACCGGTTTCGCTTTATGGCCTGCGGTTTGAAAAGGAGACGGCCATCTGGCGTCATGCCGTTGCCCTCTCTTGGTGCGGCACGGGGAACGAGCCGATTCCCATTCAAGTGGAACAACAAGGCGACCAATGGCTAATCCGGGCCGGCGCCCGCTGTGCGGTTCTGAATTGGAAGGAATAA
- a CDS encoding C-terminal binding protein, translated as MSRFKVISLPHAYPSTVNERRVVTAAGGEYLDGDGMPLEEVFRLCENADAILVRWHKIGPELIRRFRCCKIIVRYGVGYDNVDQSAATEAGIMVGHAPSYCLDEVATHALALLLACVRNVIPIQRRLTQGGWAPNPPEKSYRMVGRTMGLVGFGNIGQTVARKLGGWRMRLLATDPFVERETAAALGVELVDLRTLCRESDFISLHAPLLPETRHLVSHREFELMKPGVIIVNTARGPVLDAEALLVALNTGRVASAGLDVFELEPLDLNSPLRSHPRVVISDHTAWYSEESVAELQTTVAEEAVRVCTGGLPVSLANPEVLHRLGRNAEWTLSYAARWQLKRLEQKRIG; from the coding sequence ATGAGCCGATTCAAAGTTATCTCGCTTCCCCATGCTTATCCTTCCACGGTGAATGAACGCCGCGTTGTCACTGCGGCAGGCGGAGAATACCTGGATGGCGACGGCATGCCGCTGGAAGAAGTTTTTAGACTCTGCGAAAATGCGGACGCTATTCTAGTCCGCTGGCACAAAATCGGGCCAGAGTTGATCCGCCGTTTCCGCTGCTGCAAGATCATTGTCCGTTACGGTGTGGGCTACGATAACGTGGACCAATCTGCTGCCACGGAAGCGGGTATCATGGTGGGCCACGCGCCTTCCTATTGCCTGGATGAAGTGGCAACCCATGCACTCGCGCTGTTGCTGGCCTGCGTACGCAACGTGATTCCCATCCAACGCCGGCTCACGCAGGGCGGATGGGCTCCGAACCCGCCGGAAAAAAGCTACCGGATGGTCGGGCGCACAATGGGTTTGGTGGGCTTCGGGAACATTGGCCAGACGGTGGCGCGCAAGCTGGGCGGCTGGCGCATGCGGCTGCTGGCGACGGACCCTTTTGTGGAGCGAGAGACGGCGGCGGCGCTAGGCGTTGAACTGGTGGATCTGCGCACGCTCTGCCGCGAATCGGATTTTATTTCCCTCCACGCGCCACTTTTGCCGGAGACACGGCACTTGGTCAGCCATCGCGAGTTCGAGCTGATGAAGCCGGGCGTCATCATCGTTAACACAGCGCGTGGTCCAGTGCTTGACGCGGAGGCGCTGCTGGTGGCGCTGAATACCGGGCGCGTAGCCTCCGCGGGGCTGGACGTGTTTGAGTTGGAGCCGTTGGATCTTAACTCACCGTTGCGATCACACCCACGCGTCGTCATTTCTGACCACACGGCCTGGTATTCGGAGGAATCAGTCGCTGAACTGCAAACGACCGTGGCGGAAGAAGCCGTGCGCGTCTGCACCGGCGGGCTGCCGGTGTCACTCGCCAATCCGGAAGTGCTGCACCGTCTGGGGCGAAACGCTGAGTGGACGCTCAGCTACGCCGCGCGTTGGCAGCTAAAGCGATTGGAGCAGAAACGAATCGGTTAG
- a CDS encoding DUF1961 family protein: protein MRFFIVSFLLITLNSARAVSPVVVLPLDGSFAVQGASLAQTGPYRFLRLNGRTGYHPTSLKTVLELTTTAHQQPSGSMVLWVAPLETLTVATVKQCFVSKDTNAQEYALVADALPINDRNQSIFGWYWRSAWYPTVIAKFVAGRAKWDFELTPQVLIEHLPLSQGQWYQMALTWNRDAQRMRLYVNGILAGTVDYPFQMQTPNPKLFLGTTAMAFSGFQIYDQELTGRDIAGSFAAARPQPAAEVTKELQRLFTIQPKPRAKWKPGTDWRLESAWSFTNTADLTGWVQQGCLEPGYEMKERRITPEGLLLETPEQIGLESRMYLWSPRSYEGDLAVQFEFRPERNFGLALLVLQASGMQREDFINDHPPRTTGAMTTIIGDRVRNYHWEFFRRTGDVRADVGSQVLIKNPWNWGLGTAALPPIATNCWHTLLFVQEGAKLRCALDGRWVMEATDSPTMSTGPVFNSGRIGLRLMYRTRMRFRDLKVWNRQAEWRTHEQN from the coding sequence ATGCGATTTTTCATCGTTTCGTTTCTCCTGATAACGCTGAACTCGGCGCGCGCCGTGTCGCCGGTGGTTGTTCTCCCCCTCGACGGCTCGTTCGCCGTCCAAGGCGCCTCGCTCGCACAGACGGGGCCGTATCGGTTCCTGCGGCTGAATGGCCGCACGGGATACCATCCCACCAGCCTGAAAACGGTGTTGGAACTCACCACCACCGCCCACCAGCAGCCCAGCGGAAGCATGGTTCTCTGGGTGGCCCCGCTCGAAACCCTGACGGTGGCGACCGTGAAGCAGTGCTTTGTGTCCAAAGACACCAATGCCCAGGAATACGCCCTGGTCGCCGATGCGCTTCCCATCAACGACCGCAATCAGAGCATTTTCGGCTGGTATTGGCGTTCGGCCTGGTATCCGACGGTGATAGCCAAGTTCGTGGCTGGTCGCGCGAAATGGGATTTCGAACTCACCCCACAGGTTCTCATCGAGCACCTGCCGCTGAGCCAGGGGCAGTGGTACCAAATGGCGCTCACCTGGAACCGGGACGCCCAGCGTATGCGGTTGTATGTGAATGGCATCCTCGCCGGGACCGTTGATTACCCGTTCCAAATGCAGACGCCCAATCCTAAACTGTTCCTCGGCACTACGGCGATGGCGTTTTCCGGCTTCCAAATTTACGACCAAGAGTTGACCGGTCGCGACATAGCCGGCTCGTTCGCCGCCGCCCGTCCACAACCCGCGGCGGAAGTCACCAAGGAGCTGCAGCGGCTGTTTACCATCCAGCCCAAGCCGCGCGCCAAATGGAAGCCCGGGACCGATTGGAGACTCGAGTCCGCCTGGTCGTTCACCAATACCGCGGACCTGACCGGCTGGGTGCAGCAAGGGTGCCTGGAACCCGGTTATGAGATGAAAGAACGGCGCATCACGCCCGAGGGCCTGCTCCTGGAAACGCCCGAGCAAATCGGTCTCGAGAGCCGGATGTATCTATGGAGTCCGCGTTCCTATGAAGGCGACCTGGCGGTGCAGTTCGAATTCCGGCCGGAACGCAATTTCGGCCTGGCCTTGTTAGTTCTCCAGGCGTCCGGGATGCAGCGTGAAGACTTCATTAATGACCATCCGCCCCGAACCACCGGCGCCATGACTACCATTATTGGCGACCGCGTGCGCAACTATCATTGGGAGTTCTTCCGCCGCACCGGCGACGTGCGCGCGGACGTTGGCAGCCAGGTGCTGATTAAGAACCCCTGGAATTGGGGGCTCGGGACCGCCGCCCTGCCCCCCATCGCCACGAACTGTTGGCACACGCTGCTCTTCGTTCAGGAGGGGGCCAAGCTGCGCTGCGCGCTCGATGGGCGATGGGTCATGGAAGCCACGGACAGCCCCACCATGTCAACCGGACCAGTCTTCAACTCCGGGCGCATCGGCCTGCGACTGATGTACCGAACGCGCATGCGATTCCGCGATCTGAAAGTCTGGAACCGCCAGGCAGAATGGCGCACACATGAACAGAACTAA